Proteins encoded in a region of the Halostella limicola genome:
- a CDS encoding Hsp20/alpha crystallin family protein — protein MSALRDALRDLPDAVFADLLESDDAYLLVVDLPGVTADTVDVAVEGTQLRIEARREKDLPTEFRYVTEDRSLFLDAELPLPPDATDAGAEATVDRGVLELRLPKRGTGATGTTIEVTEGA, from the coding sequence ATGTCAGCGCTGCGTGACGCCTTGCGCGACCTGCCCGACGCCGTGTTCGCTGACCTCCTGGAGAGCGACGACGCCTACCTGCTCGTCGTCGACCTCCCGGGGGTGACGGCGGACACGGTCGACGTCGCCGTCGAAGGCACCCAGCTTCGGATCGAGGCGCGGCGCGAGAAGGACCTCCCGACGGAGTTCCGCTACGTCACCGAGGACCGGTCCCTGTTTCTCGACGCGGAGCTCCCGCTCCCGCCGGACGCGACCGATGCCGGCGCGGAAGCCACCGTCGACCGCGGCGTGCTCGAACTCCGCCTCCCCAAGCGCGGAACGGGGGCTACGGGGACGACTATCGAGGTCACCGAGGGCGCGTAG
- a CDS encoding 4-vinyl reductase, producing the protein MVFGHSISNASDTIKRFVGFGDDDGDDANDVALPTVADRTGFEGNLDGSEVIGRSPMSYVAASESITEFMGKQTKHKLANYGIEELEPDEWYPLKAPLAMLFDMRDDYGESSMQNMGRHIPEHVEFPPGIEGAEEALQSVDQAYQHNHRGMDIGSYEFRKTGDCEGEMVCENPYPCEFDQGLLRGVAENFTDSFVNVEEVGDQCRAEGGRHCTFRIEWT; encoded by the coding sequence ATGGTATTCGGACATTCGATATCTAATGCAAGCGACACGATAAAACGGTTCGTGGGTTTCGGCGACGACGACGGGGACGACGCGAACGACGTCGCCCTCCCGACCGTCGCTGACCGGACCGGGTTCGAGGGGAACCTCGATGGCTCCGAGGTGATCGGTCGGAGTCCGATGTCGTACGTCGCGGCGAGCGAGTCCATCACGGAGTTCATGGGGAAACAGACCAAACACAAGCTCGCGAACTACGGCATCGAGGAGCTAGAGCCGGACGAGTGGTACCCGCTCAAGGCCCCGCTCGCGATGCTGTTCGACATGCGGGACGACTACGGCGAGAGCAGCATGCAGAACATGGGGCGACACATCCCCGAACACGTCGAGTTCCCGCCGGGCATCGAGGGCGCCGAAGAGGCCCTGCAGTCGGTCGACCAGGCGTACCAGCACAACCACCGCGGCATGGACATCGGCTCCTACGAGTTCCGGAAGACGGGGGATTGCGAGGGGGAGATGGTCTGTGAGAACCCGTATCCGTGCGAGTTCGACCAGGGACTGCTCCGAGGCGTCGCCGAGAACTTCACGGACAGTTTCGTGAACGTGGAGGAAGTCGGCGATCAGTGCCGGGCGGAGGGCGGACGGCACTGCACGTTCCGCATCGAGTGGACCTGA
- a CDS encoding GIDE domain-containing protein, whose protein sequence is MYRNEPVDVASAANASGVVEVEGTVEPHEVTLVSPFTGTECVACRYEVEEYTSYGKSSHWDSIYSGGARRPFVLADDTGRLLVEPTGASLALDEDDVVRVDAGDRPPERIRRWIGETPEVDSEEGSWDLGPLSIATGNDRKYVERRLDPGETVHVYGVTEFRRWSDAGGTVNAVVRGEGAPFFRITDGSEREAVRRLATPALYRLAAAAVCAVAVTYAGIAL, encoded by the coding sequence GTGTACCGAAACGAGCCCGTCGACGTCGCGTCGGCGGCCAACGCGAGCGGCGTCGTCGAGGTGGAAGGGACCGTCGAACCCCACGAGGTGACGCTCGTCTCGCCGTTTACCGGCACGGAGTGCGTCGCCTGCCGGTACGAGGTGGAGGAGTACACCTCGTACGGGAAGTCGAGCCACTGGGACTCGATCTACTCCGGCGGCGCGCGGCGGCCGTTCGTCCTCGCCGACGACACCGGCCGCCTGCTGGTCGAGCCAACGGGCGCGTCGCTGGCGCTGGACGAGGACGACGTGGTCCGCGTCGACGCCGGCGACCGACCGCCGGAGCGGATCCGCCGCTGGATCGGTGAGACGCCGGAGGTGGACTCCGAAGAGGGGTCGTGGGACCTCGGACCGCTCTCGATCGCCACCGGCAACGACCGCAAGTACGTCGAGCGGCGGCTCGATCCCGGTGAAACCGTCCACGTCTACGGCGTCACCGAGTTCCGGCGCTGGTCGGACGCGGGCGGCACCGTCAACGCCGTCGTCAGAGGGGAGGGCGCGCCCTTCTTCCGGATCACCGACGGGAGCGAGCGCGAGGCGGTGCGGCGGCTGGCGACGCCGGCGCTCTACCGCTTGGCCGCGGCGGCCGTCTGCGCGGTGGCCGTCACGTACGCCGGGATCGCGCTGTGA
- a CDS encoding ABC1 kinase family protein, with protein sequence MVTLVNLRAYWRFFVVARQFLPLLLAYARDRRRFVLVGGRRRVDAETRRRRADRLLDSLLTLGPTFIKLGQLLSTRPDILPPEYIDVLSQLQDEVPPAEWSAAREVIEAELGPVDEVFDDFDPDPISGASLGQVYTAKVDGDEVAVKVRRPNIEPLVESDLRVIRWSLPILLTFIDESRAFSLENLADEFAKTIREEMDYEREAEMLREISENFEGDDAVVIPPVVEDRSGPRVLTMRYIPGTKINDLEALKSKDLDRTRIAENLQRAYLQMIIEDGIFHADPHPGNLAVTDEGSIIFYDFGMSGRVDDFIQDKIVDFYVAVANQDTDAILDALIEMGTLSPEADRQVMGEVMELAIQDVRGEDIEQYRVQQIVGQIEDSIYDFPFRLPKNLALVLRVATVVEGVCVTLDPDFDFIAIATDYLTEQGYREESIRQYVDEAGDQIQESALATVRTPPKLESALDRIERENFHMRAEIEDPNDVFDTLAKRIVYGLLLTAGVLSTAVLYSFATVRSTAVAAAFSFGVAVLLYRSLRERKGIRAKPQFTRQNLKERRRRESD encoded by the coding sequence GTGGTGACGCTGGTCAACCTCCGTGCATACTGGCGGTTTTTCGTCGTCGCGCGGCAGTTCCTCCCGTTGCTCCTGGCGTACGCGCGGGACCGCCGCCGGTTCGTCCTCGTCGGCGGCCGCCGTCGGGTCGACGCGGAGACGCGTCGCCGGCGCGCGGACCGCCTGCTCGACTCGCTGCTGACGCTCGGCCCGACGTTCATCAAGCTCGGCCAACTGCTATCGACCCGGCCGGACATCCTGCCGCCGGAGTACATCGACGTGCTCTCGCAGCTGCAAGACGAGGTGCCGCCCGCGGAGTGGTCGGCCGCACGGGAGGTAATCGAGGCGGAACTGGGACCGGTCGACGAGGTGTTCGACGACTTCGACCCCGACCCCATCAGCGGGGCCAGCCTCGGACAGGTGTACACCGCGAAGGTCGACGGCGACGAGGTCGCCGTGAAGGTCCGCCGCCCGAACATCGAGCCGCTCGTGGAGTCCGACCTGCGCGTGATCCGCTGGTCGCTGCCGATCCTGCTGACGTTCATCGACGAGTCCCGGGCGTTCTCGCTGGAGAACCTCGCCGACGAGTTCGCGAAGACCATCCGCGAGGAGATGGACTACGAGCGCGAGGCCGAGATGCTCCGCGAGATCAGCGAGAACTTCGAGGGTGACGACGCCGTGGTCATCCCGCCGGTCGTCGAGGACCGGTCCGGCCCGCGGGTGCTGACGATGCGGTACATCCCCGGGACGAAGATCAACGACCTGGAGGCGCTGAAGTCGAAGGACCTCGACCGCACGCGGATCGCGGAGAACCTCCAGCGGGCCTACCTCCAGATGATCATCGAGGACGGGATCTTCCACGCCGACCCCCATCCGGGCAACCTCGCGGTCACCGACGAGGGCAGCATCATCTTCTACGACTTCGGGATGAGCGGCCGCGTCGACGACTTCATCCAGGACAAGATCGTCGACTTCTACGTCGCCGTCGCCAACCAGGACACCGACGCCATCCTCGACGCCCTCATCGAGATGGGGACGCTCTCGCCGGAGGCCGACCGGCAGGTGATGGGCGAGGTGATGGAACTCGCCATTCAGGACGTCCGCGGCGAGGACATCGAGCAGTACCGCGTCCAGCAGATCGTCGGCCAGATCGAGGACTCGATCTACGACTTCCCGTTCCGCCTGCCGAAGAACCTCGCGCTGGTGCTGCGCGTCGCGACGGTGGTCGAGGGCGTCTGCGTGACGCTCGACCCCGACTTCGACTTCATCGCCATCGCGACGGACTACCTCACCGAGCAGGGCTACCGCGAGGAGAGCATCCGGCAGTACGTCGATGAGGCGGGCGACCAGATACAGGAGTCCGCGCTGGCGACGGTTCGCACCCCGCCGAAGCTGGAGAGCGCGCTCGACCGGATCGAGCGCGAGAACTTCCACATGCGGGCGGAGATCGAGGACCCGAACGACGTGTTCGACACGCTGGCCAAGCGGATCGTCTACGGCCTCCTGCTGACCGCCGGCGTGCTCTCGACGGCAGTGCTTTACTCGTTCGCCACGGTCAGGTCGACCGCGGTCGCCGCCGCGTTCTCGTTCGGCGTCGCGGTCCTGCTGTACCGGTCGCTCCGCGAGCGCAAGGGGATCCGCGCGAAGCCGCAGTTCACCCGACAGAACCTGAAGGAGCGTCGGCGCCGCGAGAGCGACTGA
- a CDS encoding translation initiation factor IF-5A, which yields MAKQQKEVRDLQEGNYVMIDDAPCQINSYSTAKPGKHGSAKARIEAEGVFDGKKRSLSQPVDAKVWVPIIERKQGQVVSVESPTVAQVMDLETYETITISTPEDADLSPDDDIEYLEMEEQRKII from the coding sequence ATGGCGAAACAGCAGAAGGAAGTCCGCGACCTTCAGGAAGGCAACTACGTGATGATCGACGACGCGCCGTGCCAGATCAACTCCTACAGCACGGCGAAGCCGGGCAAGCACGGCAGCGCCAAGGCCCGCATCGAGGCCGAGGGCGTCTTCGACGGGAAGAAGCGCTCGCTCTCCCAGCCCGTCGACGCGAAGGTGTGGGTCCCGATCATCGAGCGAAAGCAGGGCCAGGTCGTCAGCGTCGAGTCCCCGACGGTCGCGCAGGTGATGGACCTGGAAACGTACGAGACGATCACGATCTCCACGCCGGAGGACGCCGACCTCTCGCCCGACGACGACATCGAGTACCTGGAGATGGAAGAGCAGCGGAAGATCATATAA
- a CDS encoding aminotransferase class I/II-fold pyridoxal phosphate-dependent enzyme translates to MDIAEFGLERWFAKHEHEADIMLAESGIRSLDADRFDTDPGELGYVIPTNGDPEFRARIARRYDRSADEVLFTCGAQEANFLTFLSLLDEGDHAVVVTPTYQALTAVPDAVADVTEVPLSPPDWELDVDAVADAVRPETEVVVVNNPNNPTGRYHPEETIRALYDLAEDADAYLLCDEVYRLLAEEPLSPVASMGRRGISTASATKSHGLAGLRFGWAVLPEELVETAWNWKDYTTISPSIFGQHVAKQALGDQEDEILRENREHARRNHERVRAFLHEHELDWYDPVGVNGFVTVPDGFDDAREFCTAVVEEESVVLAPGDLFGHPDRFRIGFGLPADELDEGLERVGRVVERRA, encoded by the coding sequence ATGGACATCGCCGAGTTCGGTCTGGAGCGCTGGTTCGCGAAGCACGAGCACGAGGCGGATATCATGCTCGCCGAGAGCGGTATCCGGAGCCTCGACGCCGACCGGTTCGACACCGACCCCGGCGAACTGGGCTACGTCATCCCCACCAACGGCGACCCCGAGTTCCGCGCGCGGATCGCACGGCGGTACGACCGGTCGGCCGACGAGGTGCTTTTCACCTGCGGCGCGCAGGAGGCGAACTTCCTCACCTTCCTCTCACTGCTCGACGAGGGCGACCACGCCGTCGTCGTGACGCCGACGTACCAGGCGCTCACCGCCGTCCCCGACGCCGTCGCCGACGTGACCGAGGTCCCGCTGTCGCCGCCGGACTGGGAGCTCGACGTCGACGCGGTGGCCGACGCGGTCCGCCCCGAGACGGAGGTCGTCGTCGTCAACAACCCGAACAACCCGACGGGGCGCTACCACCCCGAGGAGACGATCCGCGCGCTGTACGACCTCGCCGAGGACGCGGACGCCTACCTGCTCTGCGACGAGGTGTACCGGCTGCTCGCCGAGGAGCCGCTCTCGCCGGTCGCAAGCATGGGGCGGCGGGGGATCAGCACCGCGAGCGCGACGAAGTCCCACGGCCTCGCGGGCCTGCGCTTCGGGTGGGCCGTCCTCCCCGAGGAACTGGTCGAGACCGCCTGGAACTGGAAGGACTACACCACTATCTCGCCCTCCATCTTCGGCCAGCACGTCGCGAAGCAGGCCCTGGGAGACCAGGAGGACGAAATTCTCCGGGAGAACCGCGAGCACGCCCGGCGCAACCACGAGCGGGTGCGGGCGTTCCTCCACGAGCACGAACTCGACTGGTACGACCCGGTCGGCGTGAACGGGTTCGTGACGGTGCCGGACGGGTTCGACGACGCCCGCGAGTTCTGCACCGCCGTCGTCGAGGAGGAGAGCGTCGTGCTCGCGCCCGGCGACCTGTTCGGCCACCCGGACCGCTTCCGGATCGGCTTCGGACTCCCGGCCGACGAACTCGACGAGGGGCTGGAACGGGTGGGCCGCGTCGTCGAGCGGCGCGCGTAG
- a CDS encoding aldehyde dehydrogenase family protein produces the protein MTEVDNDSVEEPDVDDLDIAPEDGWNALYVDGEWEPAGDRDAIEVENPATRATLTTVPSATEDDVDDAYAVAAAAQEDWADRPPQERAAVVTRVADLMDEYADDLATLFAVECGGVGLKAGFETELARNTTEVGGGLAMRRTGRHQESVTPGKEHIVVREPAGVVGVITPWNFPLYLTSRVVAPAIALGNSVVLKPDENTPITGGLALAALFEEAGLPDGVLNVVPGYGHEIGDHFSGHPVPSVMSFTGSSEVGRGVGQRAIGQYTDPALELGGNNAHVVLSDADLERAVDAGAFGSFTHQGQECISINRHLVHESLYDDYVAALADRAEQLPIGDPREEGVIVGPVINESQRDKIVGFIEESVEQGATVEAGGDHDGLFVEPTVLSGVTNDMPTACNEHFGPVAPVIPFESDEEAVEIANDTEYGLSGSVHSSDVGRARDVADALETGMVHINDQPLNDEPHVPFGGVGASGVGRYNDEQILDTLTTLKWISVQREPREYPY, from the coding sequence ATGACAGAGGTAGACAACGATTCCGTCGAGGAGCCGGACGTGGACGACCTGGACATCGCGCCCGAGGACGGGTGGAACGCGCTGTACGTCGACGGCGAGTGGGAACCCGCGGGCGACCGGGACGCGATCGAGGTCGAGAATCCCGCGACGCGTGCGACGCTGACGACGGTCCCCTCGGCCACGGAGGACGACGTCGACGACGCCTACGCGGTCGCGGCCGCGGCGCAGGAGGACTGGGCCGACCGCCCGCCGCAGGAGCGCGCCGCCGTCGTGACGCGAGTCGCGGACCTGATGGACGAGTACGCCGACGACCTCGCGACGCTGTTCGCCGTCGAGTGCGGCGGCGTCGGGCTGAAGGCCGGGTTCGAGACCGAACTCGCTCGGAACACGACGGAGGTCGGCGGCGGCCTGGCCATGCGCAGGACCGGTCGCCACCAGGAGTCCGTGACGCCGGGCAAGGAGCACATCGTCGTCCGGGAGCCGGCCGGCGTCGTCGGCGTCATCACGCCGTGGAACTTCCCGCTGTATCTCACCAGTCGGGTCGTCGCGCCCGCCATCGCGCTCGGCAACAGCGTGGTGCTCAAGCCCGACGAGAACACGCCGATAACGGGCGGACTCGCGCTCGCGGCGCTGTTCGAGGAGGCCGGCCTCCCGGACGGCGTGCTGAACGTCGTCCCGGGCTACGGCCACGAGATCGGCGACCACTTCTCGGGGCACCCGGTCCCGTCGGTGATGTCGTTCACCGGCTCGTCCGAGGTCGGCCGCGGCGTCGGGCAGCGCGCGATCGGCCAGTACACGGACCCGGCGCTCGAACTCGGCGGGAACAACGCGCACGTCGTCCTCTCCGACGCCGACTTAGAGCGGGCGGTCGACGCCGGCGCGTTCGGGTCGTTCACCCATCAGGGGCAGGAGTGCATCTCCATCAACCGCCACCTCGTCCACGAGTCGCTGTACGACGACTACGTCGCGGCGCTGGCCGACCGCGCCGAGCAGCTCCCGATCGGGGACCCGCGCGAGGAGGGCGTGATCGTCGGCCCGGTCATAAACGAGTCTCAGCGCGACAAGATCGTCGGCTTCATCGAGGAGTCGGTCGAACAGGGCGCGACCGTCGAGGCCGGCGGCGACCACGACGGCCTGTTCGTCGAACCGACGGTGCTGTCCGGCGTGACCAACGACATGCCGACGGCGTGTAACGAACACTTCGGTCCCGTCGCGCCGGTCATCCCCTTCGAGAGCGACGAGGAGGCCGTCGAGATCGCCAACGACACGGAGTACGGCCTCTCCGGATCCGTTCACTCGTCGGACGTCGGACGAGCGCGGGACGTGGCCGACGCTCTGGAGACGGGCATGGTCCACATCAACGACCAGCCGCTGAACGACGAGCCGCACGTCCCGTTCGGCGGGGTCGGCGCCTCCGGGGTCGGGCGGTACAACGACGAGCAGATCCTGGACACCCTGACGACGCTGAAGTGGATCTCCGTCCAGCGCGAACCGCGAGAGTACCCCTACTGA